Proteins found in one Megachile rotundata isolate GNS110a chromosome 14, iyMegRotu1, whole genome shotgun sequence genomic segment:
- the LOC143265792 gene encoding uncharacterized protein LOC143265792, which produces MSESEGEEKSVTELDEDDDDDLSDLTIHSRHSVLHMDYRYKLTILINTFWATENNRYLEDKLLNFLILDLYGVMDFERKVIFFYATYTTEVHQEEIDVWERKIEKTPRKPRKSRKRTKKGKRDTKLDPLALLKQLEMSMMTLQSSKESSKVTVSESETEAGDEEEEDEEEEGEEEGEDEGGTRELGSGEPSTFSLRKDDSRSTASVSVSFVPPPGEEDKYILTKKMVERVKKVPALHMICGELDGSRTDLHDVTLFYFLRTHDEGIPPFDSYEECNDEIAKYLVVGSLQGRYLLSMNRILLQVFKPLVESQFRGPQFVELVKDEHSEDDDLHHLADILQSRSSILRRPSEFRRASMVLARKFSERKSQKDVHEDEETSVTPVPSQISSEPIRPSKARLKRSDIKVSTVTFEERLSKVEVKPPAHDGERRSSIDQSKHDVLTYLDKLVSSVEWLASHLVLNSYIN; this is translated from the exons ATGAGTGAATCAGAAGGCGAAGAAAAAAGTGTTACCGAACTCGATgaagatgatgatgatgatctCAGTGACTTGACAATTCACAGTAGACATTCTGTGCTGCACATGGACTATAGGTACAAACTGacgattttaattaatacattcTGGGCTAca GAGAACAATCGATATCTCGAAGATAAACTCCTGAATTTTCTGATACTCGATTTGTACGGGGTAATGGATTTCGAGAGAAAAGTGATCTTCTTCTATGCAACTTACACCACTGAGGTTCATCAAGAGGAAATTGATGTCTGGGAAA gaaaaattgaaaaaacaccGAGGAAACCACGGAAAAGTAGAAAAAGAACAAAGAAGGGCAAACGAGATACGAAACTGGATCCACTAGCGTTACTCAAACAATTAGAGATGTCTATGATGACCTTGCAATCGAGTAAAGAATCGTCGAAGGTTACTGTGAGCGAATCGGAAACGGAAGCTGGcgacgaggaagaagaagacgaagaagaggaGGGTGAAGAAGAAGGGGAGGATGAGGGAGGAACGAGGGAACTAGGAAGTGGAGAACCATCGACGTTTTCTCTCCGAAAAGATGACAGTAGAAGCACTGCATCTG TTAGCGTATCTTTCGTCCCACCCCCTGGAGAAGAAGACAAATACATTCTCACAAAA AAAATGGTGGAAAGAGTAAAGAAGGTTCCTGCCCTTCATATGATATGCGGAGAACTGGATGGCAGTAGAACTGATTTACACGACGtgacattattttatttcctgAGAACACACGATGAGGGTATACCACCATTCGACTCGTACGAAGAATGCAACGATGAGATCGCAAAATACTTGGTCGTTGGATCTCTGCAAGGAAGATACCTGCTTTCCATGAACAGGATACTTCTCCAA GTGTTCAAACCACTGGTAGAGAGTCAGTTCAGAGGACCACAGTTTGTAGAACTGGTAAAAGATGAGCACTCGGAGGACGATGATTTACATCATTTAGCGGACATTCTCCAGAGTCGT AGCTCGATTCTTAGAAGGCCGTCCGAATTTCGTAGAGCATCCATGGTGCTAGCTAGGAAATTTTCTGAAAGGAAATCACAAAAAGACGTACACGAAGATGAAGAAACCAGTGTTACACCCGTACCTTCCCAAATATCAAGCGAACCGATCCGGCCAAGTAAAGCACGATTAAAACGAAGCGACATAAAAGTATCTACCGTGACTTTCGAGGAAAGACTTAGCAAAGTAGAAGTGAAACCCCCTGCGCACGATGGAGAACGAAGAAGTTCGATCGATCAAAGCAAACACGATGTCTTAACGTATTTGGATAAATTGGTTAGCAGCGTTGAATGGTTAGCTTCTCATCTTGTCCTGAACTCCTACATCAACTAA
- the LOC143265771 gene encoding dynein axonemal heavy chain 10-like — translation MPDIPELQDPNVTDEMLEKNKEVIEHLEEVTMSWGVHIQKVLESFHSKEPQGRGPLAEIDYWQDREVGLLMLVEQLKTPIAKRILELLNKVMSPIASNFEYFYSDLWRDYTEARDNNNFLQTILRHFKVLYESEKTIRFSDN, via the exons ATGCCAGATATTCCGGAGCTCCAAGACCCGAACGTCACCGATGAGATGCTCGAGAAGAATAAAGAAGTGATCGAACACCTCGAGGAGGTGACCATGTCCTGGGGTGTACACATACAAAAG GTCCTGGAATCGTTCCATTCGAAAGAGCCTCAAGGAAGAGGACCATTAGCGGAGATCGATTACTGGCAGGATCGAGAAGTCGGGTTACTGATGCTGGTGGAACAATTAAAAACCCCGATTGCcaaaagaattttggaattattgaaTAAAGTGATGTCGCCCATTGCGTCCAACTTTGAATACTTTTACAGCGATCTTTGGAGAGACTATACCGAAGCTAGGGACAATAATAATTTCTTGCAAACTATTCTGAGACACTTCAAGGTATTGTATGAAAGTGAGAAGACCATTAGATTTTCggataattaa